One window of the Desulfatiglans sp. genome contains the following:
- a CDS encoding slipin family protein: MSILQSIILIVVLLVLFLFSAKITRQYARAVLFRFGRLSGIKGPGLFFIIPFIDQIVRVDLRIRQLDVPKQTIITKDNISVDVDAVIYYHVKDASKAIVEVEDYEAATALIAQTTLRDVLGQNDLDMILSDREALNQRIQSSLETLTSSWGIDVDVVTIRDIALPENMLRAIARQAEAERERRARIILADGEFQASQRMSEAAKLYEETPTALKLREFQNLSEIAKEKNLIVVTNRVDETGTMLGCIKAINR, translated from the coding sequence ATGTCTATCTTACAAAGTATAATACTCATTGTTGTTTTATTGGTTTTATTCCTGTTTTCAGCAAAAATAACAAGGCAGTATGCCAGGGCAGTCCTCTTCAGGTTCGGGCGGCTTTCCGGTATAAAAGGTCCAGGCCTTTTTTTTATCATCCCATTTATTGATCAGATTGTTCGGGTGGACTTAAGGATAAGGCAGCTCGACGTGCCGAAGCAGACTATCATAACCAAGGACAATATCAGTGTGGATGTAGATGCGGTCATCTATTATCACGTAAAGGATGCATCAAAGGCCATTGTCGAGGTTGAAGATTATGAGGCCGCTACAGCCCTCATAGCGCAGACAACTCTGAGGGATGTACTGGGCCAGAATGATCTTGACATGATCCTTTCGGACAGGGAAGCCCTGAACCAGAGAATTCAGTCCTCCCTTGAAACACTAACAAGTTCATGGGGTATCGATGTTGATGTTGTAACCATCAGAGATATAGCTTTGCCGGAAAACATGCTGCGTGCCATTGCAAGGCAGGCAGAGGCAGAGAGGGAAAGAAGGGCAAGGATTATCCTTGCGGATGGTGAGTTCCAGGCATCACAACGCATGAGTGAGGCTGCAAAGCTTTATGAAGAGACACCGACAGCCCTGAAGCTCCGTGAGTTCCAGAACCTCTCCGAGATAGCCAAGGAAAAAAATCTCATAGTTGTAACCAACAGGGTTGATGAGACCGGGACCATGCTCGGATGTATCAAGGCCATTAACAGGTGA